From the genome of Canis aureus isolate CA01 chromosome 29, VMU_Caureus_v.1.0, whole genome shotgun sequence:
catcggtgtcggctccttggtggtttctcagattcacaatcttgggcacaacaggagGGTGCTGATCAGCTGCTTCTATCTGCTTGTATGTGCCTAAGCGAGTGCAGTTGCTTTCTTTCATCTTCCTGAAACAAACATTCCTATCTTTGTGTTCCCTGGATGGTCCAGCTGTGCCTGGGGACAATATGACCCCTAGTATTCCTTATTTCATCTGAAAGATGGATGCCTgcttcaaaatcaaggtgtcaacggGGTTGTTTCCTattagagattctttttttcttttttagatttatttatttttatttatttatgatagacatagagagggagagcgagagaggcagagacaccggcggagggagcagcaggctccatgccgggagcccgacggggactcgatcccggggccccaggatcaagccctgggccaaaggcaggcgccaaaccgcggagccacccagggaccccccctaCTAGAGATTCTAAGAAGGAATCTGTTCCATGCTTCTCTCCTAACTCTTGATGGTTTCCGGCAATCTTTGACACCCATTGGCTGGTAGCTATATCCCCTCCAATCTGTCTCCATATTCACATGACATGCTCCCTTGCCTGTTTTGTTTTAACGGTGCCAGTCATTAGGGctcaccctaatccagtatgaccccATTTTAACTAATGACACTTGCGAAGACCCTATTCAAAAGTAAAGTCACATTCTAGGGCTCCTGATGGACGTGAATTTGGAGGCAAGGAGATACTATTCTACTCTGACCAACTGACAAAATGAACCATTTCATGTTGTAACCATGTAGTTCACGGTCCCCCCCCTAACGGTCCCTGACATTTTTTTACAGCTTACTCTCTTAGACGGATGCCTTCGACAGCCTCGCGTCACACTGCATCATTTGGCAGCGCCCCGCGGTGCGGAAACGACCAGGCCCCACAAGGCCCTGGGAGAAACCCTGAGAGCGACCTCTGCCCTTCAGGGGAAACTCCTCAAACCGGGCGTGGCGCCAGGGCTTATGGGAAACGTAGTCCCAGGCTCGGTCGCCCGCCCGGCGCGGGGTCCGCCCAGGGTCTTGAGGGGCTCCGAGGCTCGCGGCGCACATGCGTACTTCGTTCTCCGCGCGTCTGCCTCGGGTTCGCGCTCCCCGCCGAGGAAATGCCGGGGCGCTCGGGAGGCTGGCGCCGCGCGAGTGGGAGCGGCGGGTGAACCCGGCCGGGTGGGCGAGGGCCCGCGGGGCGGCGGTGGGGGCGGCCTCGGGGACGGTCGGCTGGGCCCGGCGCTGGGCCCCCGGCAGGAGCCGCGCCGTCCGCGTGGGGCCGCAGCGTCCTCGTGGCTGCGGGAGGGGACGAGAGCCCCGGATCCAGGTGGAGCCGGCTGTGAGTTGGCAACTGCCGGCAGGATGCCGAGCCACGTGAGACgaggtttcctcctctgtaaaataagaatatcaTATGCCACGTGGGATTGTTTGGAAGATTACGTTTTTTACACACCTTTTAAAAATACGTATCAAATCTCAACGTTCGGAACAGAGCTTAGTTGATATTAGCTGTTAAGGTAACAAGGTAGCTATTTGGAAGGTATTTTTCCTTGTCACtggctaaattttatttaaacccAATAACGGTCTTTAtgtaaatgttttctgttttggcaaaaaaggaaactgaggctcagctgGCTCAAGTGAAATACTCAAGGGCTCACAGTTCTGGTAGACAACCTTGTCTAAAACCAACGTCGTATTTCTTTAGGTTCCAAGGAAGCAACCTCGAAGTGTGGAGCAGAATCGCACCCTGTGGTCATGTATTTTGGGATTTCTTGGCATCTCAGAACTCAAGGTCAGAATTGCCTAACTGTTGCTGGGACTATTGCACTGTCCAACTTTCAGCATCCTCAGTGGCCTTAGAGTTTAGGCAGGTAAGGCCTTTGAGATTTGGATCCATGAGTCAAACTTCTAAAtaaattgttttgtcttttaaggcCAGGTTCCAGCCCCCTTGGAAGAAAGCAGCTTTTGTGAAGTAAGAATGAAGGAAGCCCCAGGAATAGGAATCCCACCGTGAAGATTGCTCCTTTGACCTCAGATTTCTCACCACAGCTTTAGAGCAGAGGCAGGAAACTGGTAGTAAGGAGCAAGGCCTTGGTTTTCATAATCTGAAGTAGCAGCTCTTTATTCTGCTCAGAATGAGCATGGCCTCACTTTCCCCATACTCAGAGGGTCTCACGATGATGGTGAAAAGTCTGGACCAAGCTTCAGAAAAAATAGGTGAGTGGGACACTGAGAGTAGTGGGTGAGGGGCAGGTTGCATAacagaaaatattaattcattagaGGGTTCATGTCTGCATGGTCTGTAGGGAGAGAGCACTAGGCACAACTGAGGAATTCTACCTCCAGCCTTAGTAAATATCCCTTGCCTTCAACCTCCACTCACTTTTCCTAGATTTTGACCTGCTCTTCTATGTCCCTTTAGAGGTATACTACAGCTCTATCTACCCTGACATTATAGAGGCATAGAATAGGGTCATCTGTGTCTGTGTAATTTCAGGGCTGAGAAACCTTGACTCTTATCACCAGATTCTGTTGCAACTTAGACACGGATTTTAAAGTAGGCCTGTCCACAAAACAACTTCATTTCTACAGAGTGATTTCTAGAACTCTAAGGATAAATAACTTAGCGGGAATGTAAGTAAACAATTATCTTGAGTATTTTTTCCTACAACATtgataatgaaaaataacaatttgttttttgatatatttgttaaattagtTTTGCATTGGTTctaaaagaaacatgaaattaGTAATGATTAGGAAGTAAACAGTGAAAAATTGCTGAGCCAGGCTCTATGGTTCTTGTCAGAGTCACACATGTGAATTCTCTCTGCACGTggttctttctcactctctcaggAGCCAAAGTACTTATTCTTACAGGGTAACATTTAACCAGCTGGTGGGCATGGGGTTTTAGGAGCTGAATCTCAAAAGTCTGTAGTAGCCAAATATCATATgacttactgttttcttttcccatagCTGTACATTCAACCTTCTCTGTACTTTaccaaaaggaacagaaaaagaacaaatcccAGGTGAGCTGCTTTTCATTTCTCACATTGTTTTCCATTGTGTAAAacaatgaaggataaaaatgataaaagctaTCATAGAGTTAACAGATCTAAAGCAAGGAAAGGTCAACATGTTAATTGTGTGGCAATTTCTTTTCCATATTATgtaacagtaatttttttttagtaatttttataacaataatttTGTGCAAATTTATCTTTGATACTCTGTCCAAAAGGAAGATGCTTTGATTTgactacaaaaataaacaaaagtaattCTTCATGGAACACAAAGTTTTCCTGGCCTAAAGTCTGAAAAACTTCTTTGCCTTCCTGAAAGTAAGGTAGTTGACAACTGCAGTTAACAAGTCTGAAATGAATGCTGCCCATCATCTTCAACTCTGATTGTTCTTTTTAGTAGGTGCAGAGAGAAGGCCAAAGCATAACTTAGATGATTCAagtggatgatttttttaaaagatgtatttatttatttgaggtggggaggcagacagagagattctcaagcagactcctgctgagcatggagcctcacgTGGAGCTCtgtctctcaaccctgagatcatgacctgagccaaaaccaagagttggacacttattcaactgagccatcaaggtgccccTCAAGTTGATGATTTCTTTTGTCTGCTTCACACTATTGTCCTTTTCCGGTTGCCTTTTAGCAAAGCTTAATGTGATTATCTTTGGTCCATTATAGTTCTTACCTTATTTTTCTTGACTGATTTAAtcatctgtggattttttttttatagttaaaaaagGATGGACAACCACccaatttgaaattcaaaagctGAATGTTATGTTTGTTTAAGTGAGAGCTATTGCTGGTCAGATGTATTCCTACTGAGCAAAGCAAACTGTTGATTTTCTATATGGTTTTTGCAAAGAGTTGGTGTATTTGTTTCCTGTGGATGCTATAACAGGTTACCACAAATTTGGtagcttaaaacagcagaaatttatttattcatgtcatgGAGGCTAGAAGTGTGAAATCAGGGTGTTGTCAGGGATGTGCTCCTGCTTAAGCTTCCAGAGGAGACTCCATCCCCtatctctttcagcttctggtggttttggggagagaggcaggagaaagaATGGAGGGAATAAAAActaagatgaagaaaaataaatattttgtaagccCTGTATCCATgttccccagagaaacagaaccaataggatgtgtgtgtgtatgtgtgtgtgtacaggtagCATATAATTTAGATACATGAATACACATAGTATACATTTGTTTTAtggaattggctcatgtggttGTAGGTGCTAGCAGATCTAAAATTTGAAGGACAAACCAGCAGACTGGAAACTCAGGAGTTAATGCTTcagtcttgaggcagaatttcttcttttgagGGAAACCTTAGTTTTTGCTCATAAAGGCCTTCAACTGTTTGGATGAGGTCCACCCACATTATTGAGGgtaatctatttaaaataattgattgtAGATACTAACCACATCTAGAAAATACTTCATAGCAACACTTAGACAAGTGTTTTATGAAATAACTGGATACTGTAGTCTACCAAGTTGACATACAAAACTAACTGTCACAAGCCCTTTAAGAAGATACAACAGTTATCTGttatgttgtgtgtgtatgtatacatatatacatatgtatatagatatttatgtggtatgtgaataagtaaatacatatatacacataaaaataagtatatacataCTTATGATCATGTGACTAGTAAACAGCACTTGTCTGGATTATTTTTATGGGTGACAtgagatttcattttatattggGAATTTAACTCATTCACATTTATTGTGGTCACTGATGATGTTTAGTTTTAGTTCCTctatctttatttgtatttttatttatcccatcttctttcctttctttaatatttctctttcaattatttatttctcccttccaGTGGTTTGAAAATTCAGTAGTCTGCTTTTTTCCATTGGTTCTCCTGGAAACAGTTAACATAGTTTATATTTGTACTTTTTCTGTAAGCatcaggaatttttattttctggacaGACCTTTTCATGTTTTACTTTCCCTTTCTTCCGTATCTCATGTTCTATAGAAATGATtggaattgttttttaatatgataaacatttaaaaatcctttattaaCAGGTGCAGTGTGTAGACATGACTAAGCTATCTGGTTATTCTCTGtaatttccagcctccagaactgtgagaaaataaatttcttttgtttaagccatccagcaTGTGGTAGTTTATTAGAGTAGTTTAATAGGCAGTTTAATAAAGTCCCATTATTATTATGGGAGCCTTAGCAAACTAataacaattctatttttaattttttgaggacacaccatactgttttctgtatgGCTGTTCCATTTTCTGTTCCCACCAATGTGCACTAGCGTTCCAGTTTTTCCACAGCCTCACCAATGCTTTTGTTTGCTCATAGGTGTGAGGTGAAGTAATGTTCTTTTGAGTACTTTCATCTCCAGTGTCTTTAAAACTCATGGAATCATAATAATTATATAGTTTGTTTTCTTCATACTTTCTCACTTTATCTGGTGCACGTCTTTTGTTTTACTGGTTCTAAATTTCTAGTGAACCTtgtctctttatatttatatgtgaagATTTGGTTTGATTCATGTATGTAGCTATTGTGAGTTTATTCAGAAATGTAGAATGCTGTTCCTTTATGTTTTCTCTCCTCGGTGAAAGAACTGACTTCAATATTTGTAAAGGAAATTGTTAGAAAGATAAAACCTGGTGAATTTCCTTTCAAGTTATCAGCAGAGAGTATATAGGCAACTTTAAGGGATTATTGATTTGTGAAGTGGAGATTTCCTGTACTATACAGTTAGACCATCATGATCTGTCTCATCAGAAACCTGTCTTAAAACAAAGTCAGTATCCATTTTCTTCCTGGCTGATTGGCCATTGCCAGAGACCCTGAAGCatttacctaaaatatttttttaaatttggtttatcCTTCACCATCAGCTGTGTTTATACAGAGTGGCAAATGCCCAGAGTGTCTGACAATACTTTAGTTAATTCCTTAGCCAATCAATCAGCGCACTGCCCACTTTGAACTTAGATGAATTTGGTGGCTATATGTACTATATACTGAATGTATGCAGACACATACATGGGACCCGTAGGTAGTTCTTACTTTGCACTATAGTGTGGGGCTATAAAAATTGGCATGTACACTGAAAACATACAAAGCAATCTTAATCATTGGGGTAGTTctgcaatctttaaaaatatttgttaaaacattaaaaatctattgatgatacatatgtatacatattttatgtatgtattatacatatatatataaaaattaaaaaatactgtaactAATATTTAGTACTGAGTACCTCTTCATTAAGATTTTTTGGTTGTAGATCTAGAGTGTCTCAAATGGAAGCAGTATCAACATCCCCACAGTCAGGTGTTTCTTCTAAAACTCCATTTATATTTAGTTTGAGTTTCGCTTCTACCATAATCACTTCTCATTTCTttgctgctttttcatttttgttggccAGTTCTCTTTTGCAAACCATTTAACCATTTTTGCAAAATGCCATATTGCTAGGAGACAAGAAGGGGACAtatgttttgttgtttgtgtGCGGACTGAGTAACAGATAAGCAGTGATCAGTCACTAGcagactttgaaaaaaatgacacaatTGATCGTTGTTCATGTTTGTTATTTATGTAGTGATTTGTGGATTGAAGAGCATGCAGCAAAGTTTGTACTTTATGTGATTACTCACAGATACCATAGTAACTGAAATCTGATTGTATTGTTGGGGGACTGTtgttacttaagtaaataaattgtggtaatTGAAATTCATGTATGTCAGGACTATGCAAAATATGGACTACCTGTAGAGAGAAACATTCAGACATATCAATACATTGCCACAAATTTGTGCCAATTTGATGCTTAAAAGTTTTCCTCCCTTGAAGGGTGAGTCATCAAATACTTTGGAGAACTCTTATCTAAATGAAAAATGCCAAAATTACCAGAGATTAGGGCATTTTGTACCATTAAAGTCCCAAATTCAGTTCTCTCTTGATCTTATGCTATCATTTAATCCAGTTTGCATACCTACTAGATTGTAAACTTCCTGAAAGTAGAAacaatgttttatgtattttaatgtcCACAGAAACCAGGACACTTTCAtgttaatagcatttttttttttttttttagtttttttatttatctacgatagtcacagagagagagagagagagagagagagagaggcagagacacaggcagagggagaagcaggctccatgtactgggagcccgacttgggattcaatctcgggtctccaggatcgcgccccgggccaaaggcaggcgccaaaccgctgcaccacccagggatccctatagcaTTTTTTAtgcttgtgtgtgtttgtatgtgtttactgttattattattattattattattacatttctcATTCTCCCAccacatataaaacaaaagaggGACTGTGGTAAGTCTCCTGTAAAAACTTTTTCTAATAAACTCAGTAGTAAACATGGTAAAGAATTGGTtcctaaatatatttcttctgtCATGTAGTTTTGACTACTTTTGATTGATCAGATACATGTCTTACAGGGATCAATTTCATTTGAGGATGTGATTGTAAACTTTACCAAGGAGgagtggagtcatttggaccctGATCTAAGGACCTTGTACAGGGATGTGATGTTGGAGAACTATAGTATCTTCATCTCACTGGGTAAACAAAGCTTTTCTGAGTAACATCAGGCTTGTCCTTTTGCTGTTACCAAAGCATGTGGACCTTTTGTAGAGTTTAATGATACTTAGGTGTGGACACCAGgaatattgtttgttttttcacatACCCATTGAAAGATTCcagtgggggcagccccggtggcgcagcggtttagcgccgcctgcagcccagggcatgatcctggagaccccggatcgagtcccaccttgggcttcctgcatggagcccacttctccctctgcctgtgtgtctgcctgtctacccccgccccccatctctgaacgaataaataaataaatcttaaaaaaaaaaaaaaaagaaaagaaaagaaagattccaGTGGGTCCCTTCACTTCATTTGCAGCTCCTGAAGCTGGACCTTGGTTTTTCTTCTGAGTTCCTAAAGCCAGGCAGCTTTTCAAATGtcctttataattaatttttcattagcaGGACATTGCATTACCAAACCAGAGGAGATCTTCAAGTTAGAGCAAGAAGCACCATGGGTGTTAGAGAAAGAATTTGCAAGCCAGTGTTACCCAGGTGAGTAATCCAGAGGAAATTAGATCCCAGGTGGTTTCAGGAATATGCATCTTTGGAGTGTTTTTAAGAATCCTTTTTAAGAGTCTTTGTTTGGAAGTGACTAAGGATAATGAGGCTGTATACCTAAATTCACCACAGATACACTGTCACACATGTATGTTCTCTTTTCTTGCTTGGCTTTTTAAGAGTTTACTCCCTTTTATTTGTACCTTGAAATTCATTCCTGtgtcataataaatattttatgttggtCAGTCTCCTTCTTCTAGCATTCTTAGCTTCATATTCCTTTCCATTATTCCTAATTTTCCATATTCCATATTCCATTCCATATTCAATTTTCCATATTCCATTCCATTATTCCTAATTTTCaaggacttcttttcttttcagaaattagTAAATTAGTTTAACCAGTATTAATTGAACACTTGCTCCCCATGCcactcatgttttgttttgttttattttattttatttttttaacttttttttgttttttgtttttttttaaatttttatgatagtcacagagagagagagagagagaagcagagacataggcagaggaagaaacaggctccatgcactgggagcctgacgtgggattcgatctcgggtctccaggatcgcgccctaggccaaaggcaggcgctaaaccgctgcgccacccagggatcccgccactcatgttttaaatgaaagagATGGAGCAGTGGTGAAATAAGTTCTTTTATCTTATGGAATTCGTATTAactggagagagaggcaggaagcagattGCCATGAAAGTACAGAGTAGAAGGAAGGGGACTAGTAAGGAAGAATGACACCCCAAAGACTAGGTTTGAGGTAACAGAGTGTGCAAAGTGATAGAATTCTGGCTATTTGTTGAAGGTAGGATTAACAAAATCAGCACCTAGACACTAATTCATCTCTGAACACTTCATTCctctaatagttttttggaaCAACAATCTTGTGTACCTGTTTTCCATGGCACATttactatataatttttttattgagcaTATCTTACTGTGAATTCCACTCATTGTTACTCATCCACTCTTATTGaatcctttattttctgttcatttgtgGATTATGTTTATTTTCCCCCTTCTATCCATTTTGAAATGTATATGCATGAAGGGCCCAATAAATATGTGTGCATTCATTGCCAATTTTACTTTCCCCCCTGTCCACCACAGTAGCTTAATAgctttggttggttggttggttggttggttggttgtcaCCTCCTTCTCCCAGCTGCTCAGAAAAGTAGAGGGAATGGAACATACTGATTTAGTATTACTTTTATCCCAAACGACTGGCTCTGAAACCAGAGAGCTGGGTATATAAAGGGTATTTGTGTATTAGACCAATTTTTTTAGAAGTAGTTTCAGATTCATAAggtatgtttttcttatttctagaagAATTGAAAGTTGATGGCATGGTAGAGAGCAAAGAAAATCAAGACAGACATTTATGGCAAGATGCATTTTTCAATTACAAGAAAGTAATTACAGAGAGAGAATGTattaaggaaaacatttaatttgTACATAGACTGTATTTCTTCTAGAAAAATCTCCGGTAAATATAATCTAGATGGAATCAGTTTAGAAAATACGTCAGAGTTAACCACTAATAGAATAGAAACTATTTAGGAAAGAAATCTGATGATGCCAATGGGTATGAGAAATTGCTTTCTGATATTATTAATCATGAGAAAACTCATACTAGTGAGAAGtttaatgaaattaagaaaaatgagagcATCTTCTATCATAGTGAGGATTTTATTCAACAACAAAAGATTCACACTGTGGACCAACTGTTTGAATATAATGAATGCATTAAAGCCTTCCACAGTAATGCTCTCTTCATTACACATAAGGGAACTCACACAGGAGAAAAATCATGTGATTATAATGAATGTGAGAAAATTTTCAGGTATGAGTCAAACCTCATGTTACATCAGGTAATTTACTCAAGGAAGAATCACTATACATTTAATGGATGTGGGGTAACCTGTGATAAGTCAGTCCTTTGGAAGAAACGTCCTAGAATTCATATGAGTGAGAAATACCATGAGTGTGATATATGTGGGAAAACCTTCCTCCGAAAATCAAATCTCACAGTACATCACAGAACGCACACAGGTGAAAAACCctataaatgtaatgaatgtgggaaaccCTTTTACCATAAGCCAGCCCTCACTGTACATCAAAGAATTCATACAGGAGAGAGAATGTGGGAAATATGGGAAATGTGGGAAAACTTTCTACCAGAACTCAGCTCTCTGTCAGCATCAAAGAACACACACAGGGGACAAGCCTTACAAATGTAGTGAATGTGGAAAATCTTTCTCCCAAAAGTCAGACCTGACTGTGCATCAGAGATCTCACACAGGAGAAAAACCttataaatgtaatgaatgtgaCAAATCCTTTAGTATAAAGTCAAAACTCACTGTACACCAGAGAATACACTCAGAGGAGAAGCCCTATGAGTGTAGTGAATGTGGGAAAATGTATTACATGAAGTCAACCCTCAGTAAACATCAAAGACTTCACATAGGGGAGAAAATATAGGAATGCAGTGAATGTAGGAAGACCTTCTGTGGGAAGTCAATTCTCCTTAAACATCAGAACTCATACAGgggagaaaccttatgaatgtgtAGAATGTAAGAAAACCTTTTCTGAGAAGTCCTCTCTCAGTAAACATCATAGGATTCATACTGGGGAGAAACCCTTTGAATGTAACAAATGTGGGAAGGCATTCTGCCAAAAGTCCCAACTCAttcaacatcagagaattcatacaggGGAGAAACCCTATGAACGTAAAGAATTTAAGAGAACATTTTGCCAGAACGCATCCCTCAATGTACATCAGAgaacacacacaggagagaagcccTATCAATGTAATGTAACGAATGTGGAAAATCTTTTTATGATAGTTCGACCCTCATTAAGCATATGAGGATTCATTCAGGGgagaaaccctataaatgtaatgaatgtgggaagaCCTTCAGCCACAAACCAATTCTTGCCACACATCAGAGAacacacacagaagagaagcACTGTAAAGATGGATGAAACTGTTGCTGTAACTCAGAACTTTTGGCCTGACAGTATATCTAGGGAAGTAACCCTATGGTTGTAATGAATGTAGGAAGAACTACCAGAAGTCAGCCTTCAGTTTACATTATAGGACTCCTACAGGAGAGATACCTGGCAATGTTTTTACCAAACTGGTCACAGAACAAGTAGTTCTCACCTGCTGATGCACCTGCTCTTGCATCCAGGTAGATGAGATGCATGATGATGTGCATGAGAACTGGCCAATGGGATGTGAGTATAATGATGTAATTCTCTTCTGGTCTGACATATAATGGCCTCCATGTCAATTCTTTATAGTCTCTGTTCTCTTTGGGGGTAGGATATAGAATTCCTTCTGTCGAGGGGTCAGCACTCACTGTATGTTGGTGAAGTCACACAAGAGTAGAAATTTCTTTCAACATCTTGATGTTTCAAAACCTAATCCACAAATGAAACTGCCTGTAACTGGAGAAATCAGAGTTAAGAAATCTTGAGATTGCAACAAATTTAGAAAAGCCTTTACAAGAAGGCTTGTATCTTGTTCAATTCTCTCATTGAGCCTCAGgtaaataataaactaaaaccTTATAAGCACATGGTTTTCTGAAAgctttcagaaacaaaaacatactTTGTTGAAACAAAGGTGAAACAAAACATACTTTGTGGTATTTCAGAGAATGATTACTGAGGGAAACcgaatttagaaaatacatttaagttGTAACATAGGAAATACAGAGGCCAAGTATACATTTTTCACTTCTAGCACAAGTCTGAATTTAAGAAACTGCTGTGAACAGAAAGCTAATTGTACTTATCAccataaaatgtattcattaagAAGCCCCATCATTGAATATCCTGAAATGTTTAATTGGGGTATCTAAGTAGGTTTGAGTGTGCCAAACCCAACTTAGTTGTAACTTGGGAACTGTTTGTATATAACATGCCATATGTTCTTTGCCTTCCTGGTATTGGCAACCATGATATGATGCAAGAgttagcaaacattttctgtgaaAGGCTAAATAGTAAATACTTTAACCTTAGAGGTTACATATGctttctgtcactttttttttcttttttttttacaacctgttaaaaatgtaaaaagtcatTCTTAGCTCATGGGCCATTGAAAAACAGACGTGGCCAGATTTAGCTTGTAGGCCAAGTTTGTGAGCCCCTGATATCATGGTTAAAAGCAAGGACTCTGGAACTTTATTTCCTAGGCTCAAGTCCCAGTTCTGTTGCACATTAGCCATGTGGCCTGGGATAAATCCCTTAACAtttgttcctcagtttccttatttgcaaaatgatGATCCTGACATTATACTACTACACGGAGTTCTAGTAAGGACCAGGtaagttaataaatataaaagtattaaaCCACTGTATAGAATACTACAAGTGTTAGCTATTCTGTGACTAGCAGTGGATTTGTTAGAGCTTTTACAGGCTTTTGATTACCTACTCAACAGCTGTCCCTCACTCCATGCTAGTAGAccagttgtttttgtttcattgtccATCTTCTATAGAATTCAGGAAATGAATAATAATTGATCTAACCTGAATTTTTTCCagcttattgaggtataactgacaaaattataagatatttaaaatgtataatgtgATGATTTAAGTGTACGTGTAAAAAGATGCccctgtcaaaaaaaaataaaataaaataaaaaaattaaaaattaaaaaaaaaaaaaagatgcccctGTCAAGTTAATTAACTAACCATCATTTCACATTTTTACTAACCTCACTCCTCTTTTTTGGTGAAAACATTTACATTCCagtcttagcaaatttcagttatataatacagtgttttgttttgttttgttttgtttttataatacagtgttattaactcCAGTTACCATGTTATACATTTGGTCCTCATGGTCTAacctaattttga
Proteins encoded in this window:
- the LOC144301428 gene encoding zinc finger protein 248-like isoform X4: MSMASLSPYSEGLTMMVKSLDQASEKIAVHSTFSVLYQKEQKKNKSQGSISFEDVIVNFTKEEWSHLDPDLRTLYRDVMLENYSIFISLAGHCITKPEEIFKLEQEAPWVLEKEFASQCYPVLLTPVTMLYIWSSWSNLILKNVS
- the LOC144301428 gene encoding zinc finger protein 248-like isoform X3, giving the protein MSMASLSPYSEGLTMMVKSLDQASEKIAVHSTFSVLYQKEQKKNKSQGSISFEDVIVNFTKEEWSHLDPDLRTLYRDVMLENYSIFISLAGHCITKPEEIFKLEQEAPWVLEKEFASQCYPELKVDGMVESKENQDRHLWQDAFFNYKKVITERECIKENI
- the LOC144301428 gene encoding zinc finger protein 248-like isoform X1; this translates as MSMASLSPYSEGLTMMVKSLDQASEKIAVHSTFSVLYQKEQKKNKSQGSISFEDVIVNFTKEEWSHLDPDLRTLYRDVMLENYSIFISLAGHCITKPEEIFKLEQEAPWVLEKEFASQCYPEELKVDGMVESKENQDRHLWQDAFFNYKKVITERECIKENI
- the LOC144301428 gene encoding zinc finger protein 248-like isoform X2: MSMASLSPYSEGLTMMVKSLDQASEKIAVHSTFSVLYQKEQKKNKSQGSISFEDVIVNFTKEEWSHLDPDLRTLYRDVMLENYSIFISLGHCITKPEEIFKLEQEAPWVLEKEFASQCYPEELKVDGMVESKENQDRHLWQDAFFNYKKVITERECIKENI